The Carassius auratus strain Wakin chromosome 27, ASM336829v1, whole genome shotgun sequence genome includes a region encoding these proteins:
- the LOC113045144 gene encoding guanylate-binding protein 1-like isoform X2, giving the protein MACGRLMSAPVCLIENDENGQLRVRKEAKDILDGIKEPVVVVSVVGLYRTGKSYLMNRLAGQQSGFALGSTIESKTKGIWMWCVPHPNKKGHTLVLLDTEGLGDVEKGDEKHDTWIFCLAVLLSSTLVYNSLGVIDNTALEKLHYVTELTENIRVKAKEGQHEEESADFMRVFPSFVWAVRDFTLELKRGDELITSDEYLEGALKPKTGCSPQTVRYNLPRNCLRQFFAVRKCFVFPRPASTPNMRRMEQLAEEELESEFLEQANTFCCYIYNNAQPKTVTGGCTITGTALGNLAEVYVEAIRSGKVPCLENAVVSLAKIQNVRAVEEALQLYMTEMFNMLQLPMHPEELSDIHTDAEKKAIEVFITLSFNDNDKTYHQELMGKIHNEYQDMCQQNLEVSRMQCEEILHEVFDKLDKSISNGSYLKPGGYRQYRDTLSHLTSDYRARTHSQIMCEEVLSTYLRAKEDAGNMILQADQSLSKVEQENEVQRLKNEILEQRQKGLEEQNQLQEQAFKDMQRTHDEHVKQIFHQMEREHERIIRDNERVLEAKLKEREALLQQGFQQEAARMQREIDSLKSDMNKQETSQPSTVSKVSWHWSVHVFKTVLKMDIYY; this is encoded by the exons ATGGCGTGTGGCAGGCTCATGTCCGCTCCGGTGTGTCTCattgaaaatgatgaaaatggGCAGCTGCGTGTGAGAAAAGAGGCCAAAGACATTCTGGATGGGATCAAGGAGCCGGTGGTGGTGGTCTCTGTGGTGGGACTCTACCGTACGGGCAAATCTTACCTCATGAACCGCCTGGCAGGACAACAGTCCG GCTTTGCTCTCGGCAGCACCATTGAATCAAAAACCAAAGGCATCTGGATGTGGTGTGTCCCTCACCCTAATAAAAAAGGACACACTCTTGTGCTGCTGGATACAGAGGGACTTGGAGACGTGGAGAAG GGGGATGAGAAACATGACACATGGATCTTCTGTCTGGCTGTTCTTCTCAGCAGCACTCTAGTGTACAACAGCTTAGGAGTCATTGATAACACGGCACTGGAAAAGCTGCA CTATGTTACAGAGCTTACAGAGAACATTCGTGTGAAGGCAAAAGAGGGTCAACATGAGGAAGAGTCGGCTGATTTCATGAGAGTTTTTCCATCGTTTGTGTGGGCTGTTCGTGACTTTACTTTGGAACTGAAAAGGGGAGATGAACTAATAACATCAGATGAGTATCTGGAGGGCGCATTGAAACCCAAAACAG GTTGTTCACCTCAGACTGTGCGGTATAACCTGCCCCGTAATTGTTTGCGGCAATTCTTTGCGGTGAGGAAGTGCTTTGTGTTCCCTCGACCTGCTAGCACGCCAAACATGAGGAGAATGGAGCAGCTGGCTGAGGAAGAACTGGAGTCAGAGTTTCTTGAGCAGGCAAACACCTTCTGCTGTTACATCTACAACAATGCACAACCAAAAACAGTCACTGGAGGCTGTACAATTACTGGAACAG CTCTGGGTAATCTTGCTGAGGTTTATGTTGAGGCGATCCGCAGCGGGAAGGTTCCGTGTCTGGAGAACGCAGTGGTGTCTCTGGCTAAGATCCAGAATGTCCGTGCAGTGGAAGAGGCCCTGCAGCTCTACATGACAGAGATGTTCAACATGCTTCAGCTTCCAATGCACCCAGAAGAGCTGTCTGACATCCACACAGATGCAGAGAAGAAGGCAATTGAAGTTTTCATCACCTTGTCCTTCAATGACAATGACAAGACATACCATCAAGAGCTCATG GGGAAGATTCATAATGAATATCAAGATATGTGCCAGCAGAATCTTGAAGTGTCTCGCATGCAGTGTGAGGAGATTCTGCATGAGGTGTTTGATAAGCTGGATAAAAGCATTTCTAACGGATCATACTTAAAACCTGGAGGATATCGACAGTACAGGGACACTCTCAGTCATCTGACCAGTGACTACAGAGCAAGAACGCACTCACAAATAATG TGTGAAGAAGTGTTGAGTACATATTTGAGAGCAAAAGAAGATGCTGGAAATATGATTCTACAAGCTGACCAATCTCTCAGTAAGGTGGAACAGGAGAATGAGG TGCAAAGACTGAAGAATGAAATTCTTGAGCAGCGGCAAAAAGGTCTAGAGGAACAGAACCAGTTACAGGAGCAAGCATTTAAAGACATGCAGAGAACCCATGATGAGCATGTGAAGCAGATCTTTCATCAGATGGAGAGAGAGCATGAAAGGATCATCAGAGACAATGAACGAGTCCTGGAAGCTAAATTGAAG GAAAGAGAAGCTCTTCTACAGCAGGGCTTTCAGCAGGAGGCTGCCAGGATGCAGCGTGAGATTGACAGCCTAAAATCAGACATGAATAAACAGGAAACGTCCCAACCCTCCACGGTGAGCAAGGTTAGCTGGCATTGGTCTGTCCatgttttcaaaactgttttgaaaatggACATATATTATTGA
- the LOC113045147 gene encoding guanylate-binding protein 1-like, translating to MSKAGLMSSPICLVENVNGSLCVCKDAVEFLSRINEPVVVVSVVGLYRTGKSYLMNRLAGQQSGFALGNTIESKTKGIWMWCVPHPKKEGHTLVLLDTEGLGDVDKGDSKNDSWIFCLAVLLSSTLVYNSRGTIDNSAVEKLHYVVELTEQIKIRSTEAAADEEEEEDCKFVQFFPSFTWVVRDFTLELEIEGKRVTEDDYLEFALKLKKGINKKVSDYNLPRQCIRNYFPSPRKCFVFPSPASPQNMACLESLKEQDLVPDFLQATGRFCDHIFHNSVVKTIKGGHRVTGKLLGHLAEIYVDTIKSGKVPCLENAVVALANLENKTAVQEALKTYQTGMEKVKNKFPISVIDITSEHQKFSSLATAEFMKRSFKDEKGEYVNKLREDIDMDFVCLLQENEMASERKCRDLLKNLFSDMNKRLQDGEYSKSGGYELYKRDRDAIVEQYRREPNKGVSAEAVLNEFLNERGPEANSILYMDTKLTEKDRKMEEEQERNALLKQQLKEEEEKRIESERMMQAEKEWQQDQIKQMQEKFNQELQQQQQEMDRAIESKMMEREEMIKKGMKENADLLNEEITNLKKEKESSGGFMKECVMPLIGAVAEILPAFLNYRVMMQRLKVK from the exons ATGTCTAAAGCCGGACTAATGTCTTCACCCATATGTTTGGTGGAGAATGTGAACGGATCACTCTGTGTCTGTAAGGACGCTGTTGAGTTCCTGAGCAGGATCAATGAGCCGGTGGTGGTGGTGTCTGTGGTGGGACTCTACCGTACGGGGAAGTCTTACCTCATGAACCGCCTGGCAGGACAACAGTCCG GCTTTGCTCTCGGTAATACTATTGAGTCAAAGACCAAAGGCATCTGGATGTGGTGTGTCCCTCATCCCAAAAAAGAAGGACACACTCTAGTGCTGCTGGATACAGAGGGACTTGGTGATGTGGACAAA GGAGACTCTAAGAATGACAGCTGGATCTTCTGTCTGGCTGTTCTGCTCAGCAGCACATTGGTGTACAACAGCCGTGGCACTATTGATAACTCTGCAGTGGAAAAGCTGCA CTATGTTGTTGAACTCACTGAGCAGATCAAGATCAGATCGACAGAAGCAGCAGCtgatgaggaggaagaagaggattgTAAGTTTGTGCAGTTTTTCCCATCATTCACCTGGGTTGTGAGAGATTTCACCTTGGAATTGGAAATTGAAGGAAAGAGGGTGACTGAGGACGATTACCTTGAATTTGCTCTTAAGCtcaaaaaag gtaTTAACAAGAAAGTCAGTGACTACAACCTGCCTCGTCAGTGCATCCGAAACTACTTCCCGTCCCCCAGGAAGTGTTTCGTGTTCCCTTCTCCAGCCTCACCTCAAAACATGGCATGCTTAGAAAGCTTGAAAGAACAGGACCTTGTACCTGATTTTCTACAGGCCACGGGGCGTTTTTGTGACCACATCTTTCACAATAGTGTCGTGaaaacaataaaaggaggacACAGAGTTACTGGCAAAT tGCTCGGACATCTGGCTGAGATTTATGTAGACACAATCAAAAGTGGTAAGGTGCCCTGTCTGGAAAATGCAGTTGTTGCTCTTGCAAATCTAGAGAACAAGACAGCTGTTCAAGAAGCTTTAAAAACATATCAGACTGGGATGGaaaag GTGAAGAACAAGTTCCCGATAAGTGTGATTGACATTACCTCAGAGCATCAGAAGTTCAGCAGTCTGGCCACCGCTGAGTTTATGAAACGTTCCTTTAAAGATGAAAAAGGCGAATATGTGAACAAACTGAGG GAAGACATAGACATGGACTTTGTATGCCTGCTGCAAGAGAATGAGATGGCATCAGAGAGAAAGTGCAGAGATCTGCTGAAGAATCTGTTCTCTGACATGAATAAACGGCTGCAGGATGGAGAGTATAGTAAGTCTGGAGGATATGAACTCTATAAAAGAGACCGAGACGCCATTGTTGAACAGTACCGCAGAGAACCCAACAAAGGTGTATCG GCTGAGGCTGTGCTGAATGAGTTTCTGAATGAGCGAGGACCAGAAGCAAACAGCATCCTCTACATGGACACAAAACTCactgaaaaagacagaaagatggaAG AGGAACAGGAAAGGAATGCTCTACTGAAACAGCAGttgaaagaggaagaggagaaacgCATTGAGAGTGAACGAATGATGCAGGCAGAGAAAGAGTGGCAGCAGGACCAAATAAAGCAGATGCAGGAGAAGTTCAACCAGgagctgcagcagcagcagcaggagatgGACCGAGCCATTGAGAGCAAGATGATGGAGCGGGAGGAGATGATAAAGAAAGGCATGAAGGAGAATGCTGATCTTCTGAATGAAGAGATAAcaaatctaaaaaaagaaaaagaaagctcTGGTGGTTTTATGAAGGAATGTGTGATGCCTCTTATAGGAGCTGTGGCAGAAATCCTTCCAGCTTTTCTTAATTACAGAGTGATGATGCAAAGACTCAAAGTAAAATGA